Proteins from one Gemmatimonadaceae bacterium genomic window:
- a CDS encoding amidohydrolase family protein produces MRRPTGFAASAALIGFLALTIVSAAAAQRGRGGDSTAGRGLPLAPTHQLKFTTDEGTWLSLDLSPDGNTIVFELLGDLYTLPVAGGKATRITSGQAYDAMPHYSPDGKEVVFVSDRSGSDNVWLANADGTSPRQITRDNANTHFQSPTFTPDGKYIIVSQGNDLHMYFAHGGTGGFRLTGDSTAGRGGAAPAGGGRGGAAPNVFLGPTVTKDGRYVYTAMRNSTGGGYNQTALGWQIGVLDRETGRVFTKTNEVGSGMRPELSPDGRWLAFATRVGAEEALMLKELATGDEHILLPKVQRDDQESRPNRDVFPTYAFTPDSKSIVIGHHGHFWRADVATGKETMIPFTADIDMMIAGPDHFQYAYSDTSMTVRQIRDVKPSPDGKRLAFVALDRVWTMDLPSGTPKRLTADEGLGQFQPAWSPDGQYIAYVTWNDVDGGTVSRVRADGSGRPEKLTGKPAYYEKPSYSNDGQRIVVGRGPRNMHKDLREDERPPAAAVGVELVWLPGSGGNETVIAPISNFGRPHFVKSDPDHVYFAEGTQLVSMRWDGTDQKTILRSAGGGGRGGGGGGGAGEMMLSPDGSKVLVQVTDQGGPRVYLIEDVPKAPNGAAINATNPAQSEVPVRKVTGIGGEFATWAGDSHHIYYALGHSLFTYDLNAADAAVRDSTTQAAARLAQADSAGGAGPAGGGRGGRGGAAARPIYEATRFDVAITVKKDRPAGTVVLRGARILTMKGSEVIQKGDIVVKDNRIVAVGPQGKVQIPSGAKEFDVSGKTIMPGYVDVHAHIWPAFNIHRSQPWEYLINLAYGVTTTRDPQTSTTDVLSYSDMVEAGEFIGPRIYATGPGVFQQTNIRTIEDARDVLKKYSEFYNTETIKQYMTGDRRTRQLVIMAAREQGLMPTLEGGLDFKKNMTEAMDGYMGIEHTLPIAPLYKDVLTLLKESGTTWTPTLIVQYGGPWAENYWYEHSDVVGDQKLRRYTPNDEVERKTERRPGWWAPSQWSFQLFAEQAAKVVAAGGRVGMGSHGQLQGLGAQWEIWNIASGGMPRYDVLREATIVGAEAIGHEKDVGSLEAGKLADLQVLDKNPLDDIKNTNTIKYVMKNGRMYDANTMAEVWPRQKQIAHLWWWPSNAPGNNQDKH; encoded by the coding sequence ATGCGTCGTCCCACCGGATTCGCGGCATCCGCCGCGCTCATTGGATTTCTCGCGCTCACGATCGTCTCGGCGGCGGCGGCGCAGCGCGGGCGCGGCGGCGACTCGACCGCGGGACGCGGGCTTCCCCTCGCTCCGACACACCAGCTCAAGTTCACGACGGACGAAGGGACCTGGCTCTCGCTCGACCTCTCGCCCGACGGTAACACGATCGTCTTCGAGCTGCTCGGCGACCTGTACACGCTTCCCGTCGCCGGCGGCAAGGCGACGCGGATCACGAGCGGTCAGGCGTACGACGCGATGCCGCACTATTCGCCGGACGGCAAGGAAGTCGTCTTCGTCAGCGACCGCTCCGGATCGGACAACGTCTGGTTGGCCAACGCCGACGGCACGAGTCCTCGTCAGATCACGCGCGACAACGCCAACACGCATTTCCAATCGCCGACCTTCACGCCCGACGGCAAGTACATCATCGTCTCGCAAGGGAACGATCTGCACATGTACTTCGCGCACGGCGGCACCGGCGGATTCCGACTCACGGGTGACTCGACGGCCGGCCGTGGCGGCGCCGCCCCAGCGGGCGGCGGGCGTGGTGGCGCCGCGCCGAACGTGTTCCTCGGTCCGACGGTGACGAAGGACGGGCGGTACGTCTACACCGCCATGCGAAACAGCACGGGCGGCGGCTACAACCAGACGGCGCTTGGTTGGCAGATCGGCGTGCTCGATCGCGAGACGGGCCGAGTGTTCACGAAGACGAACGAAGTCGGCAGCGGGATGCGTCCCGAGCTGAGCCCCGACGGACGCTGGCTCGCGTTCGCGACGCGCGTCGGCGCCGAGGAAGCGCTCATGCTCAAGGAGCTCGCCACCGGCGACGAACACATTCTGCTTCCGAAGGTGCAGCGCGACGACCAGGAGTCGCGGCCGAATCGCGACGTCTTCCCGACCTACGCGTTCACGCCCGACTCGAAGTCGATCGTCATCGGACATCACGGCCACTTCTGGCGCGCCGACGTGGCGACCGGCAAGGAAACGATGATCCCGTTCACCGCCGACATCGACATGATGATCGCCGGGCCGGATCACTTTCAGTACGCGTACAGCGACACGAGCATGACCGTGCGGCAGATCCGCGACGTGAAGCCGTCGCCCGACGGCAAACGCCTCGCGTTCGTCGCGCTCGACCGCGTTTGGACGATGGATTTGCCGAGCGGCACGCCGAAGCGCCTGACCGCGGACGAGGGGCTGGGACAGTTCCAGCCCGCGTGGTCGCCCGATGGACAGTACATCGCCTACGTCACGTGGAACGACGTCGACGGCGGCACGGTGTCGCGGGTGCGCGCCGACGGCAGCGGGCGCCCAGAAAAGCTGACGGGCAAGCCGGCGTACTACGAAAAGCCCTCCTATTCGAACGACGGCCAACGCATCGTCGTCGGCCGCGGTCCGCGCAACATGCACAAGGATCTGCGAGAGGATGAGCGTCCGCCCGCGGCAGCGGTCGGCGTCGAGCTCGTCTGGCTCCCAGGCAGCGGGGGCAACGAAACTGTGATCGCGCCGATCTCCAACTTCGGCCGGCCGCATTTCGTGAAGTCGGATCCGGATCACGTGTATTTCGCCGAAGGCACGCAGCTCGTATCGATGCGGTGGGACGGCACGGATCAGAAAACGATTCTACGTTCGGCCGGTGGCGGCGGGCGTGGAGGTGGTGGTGGCGGCGGCGCCGGCGAGATGATGTTGTCGCCCGACGGCAGCAAAGTGCTCGTTCAGGTGACGGATCAAGGCGGGCCGCGCGTCTATCTCATTGAAGACGTGCCGAAAGCGCCGAACGGCGCCGCGATCAACGCGACCAACCCGGCGCAGTCCGAAGTGCCGGTCCGCAAGGTGACGGGGATCGGCGGCGAGTTCGCCACGTGGGCCGGCGACAGCCATCACATCTACTACGCGCTCGGGCATTCGCTCTTCACCTACGACTTGAACGCCGCCGACGCGGCCGTTCGGGATTCGACGACGCAGGCGGCGGCACGACTCGCCCAAGCGGACAGCGCCGGTGGCGCCGGGCCGGCAGGCGGCGGCCGTGGCGGACGCGGAGGAGCGGCCGCGCGACCGATTTACGAGGCGACGCGGTTCGACGTGGCCATCACCGTCAAGAAAGATCGGCCGGCGGGCACGGTCGTTCTCCGCGGCGCTCGCATCCTCACGATGAAGGGGAGTGAGGTCATTCAGAAGGGCGACATCGTCGTGAAGGACAACCGCATCGTCGCCGTCGGGCCGCAGGGGAAAGTGCAGATCCCGTCGGGGGCGAAGGAGTTCGACGTGTCGGGCAAGACCATCATGCCCGGGTACGTGGACGTCCACGCGCACATCTGGCCGGCGTTCAACATCCATCGGTCGCAGCCGTGGGAGTATCTCATCAATCTCGCGTACGGCGTGACGACGACGCGCGATCCGCAGACGTCCACCACCGACGTCCTGTCCTACAGCGACATGGTGGAGGCCGGCGAGTTCATCGGGCCGCGCATCTACGCGACCGGACCGGGCGTCTTTCAGCAGACGAACATCCGCACGATCGAAGACGCCCGCGACGTTTTGAAGAAGTACTCGGAGTTCTACAATACCGAAACCATCAAGCAGTACATGACGGGCGATCGCCGGACTCGTCAGCTGGTCATCATGGCGGCGCGAGAGCAAGGGCTTATGCCGACGCTCGAGGGCGGCCTGGACTTCAAGAAGAACATGACCGAAGCGATGGACGGGTACATGGGGATCGAGCACACGCTGCCGATCGCCCCGCTGTACAAGGACGTCCTGACGCTCCTCAAAGAGTCGGGCACGACGTGGACGCCGACGCTCATCGTTCAATACGGCGGCCCGTGGGCCGAGAACTATTGGTACGAGCACTCGGACGTCGTCGGCGACCAGAAGCTTCGCCGCTACACTCCGAACGACGAAGTCGAGCGCAAGACCGAGCGCCGGCCGGGATGGTGGGCGCCATCGCAGTGGTCGTTCCAGCTCTTCGCCGAGCAGGCCGCGAAAGTGGTCGCGGCCGGTGGCCGAGTCGGCATGGGCAGCCACGGCCAGCTTCAGGGACTCGGCGCGCAGTGGGAGATCTGGAACATCGCGTCGGGCGGCATGCCGCGGTACGACGTTCTGCGTGAAGCGACGATCGTCGGCGCCGAAGCCATCGGGCACGAGAAGGACGTCGGCTCGCTCGAGGCCGGGAAGCTCGCCGACCTGCAAGTGCTCGACAAGAATCCGCTCGACGACATCAAGAACACGAACACGATCAAATACGTCATGAAGAACGGCCGCATGTACGACGCCAACACGATGGCGGAGGTGTGGCCGCGGCAGAAGCAGATCGCGCACCTGTGGTGGTGGCCATCCAACGCGCCCGGGAACAATCAGGACAAGCACTAG
- a CDS encoding succinylglutamate desuccinylase/aspartoacylase family protein, with amino-acid sequence MRTASRIIVRVETLLSFAVPAIAQQPSSFTVGSATAAPGRTAYGAISIPAGSDSALSIPVAVIRGTRDGPVVAFVAGSHGTEYTSIIAMQKLIGRIPATQLAGTVIVAPLLNVYSFRMMTPHINPIDRKGMNASYPGDANGTQTQRALAAVTEQIVAPADVVVDLHGGDLDEDLRPYSYWFRGGRAAQDSAGLRLALAFGLDHIIVTDVDPSAPTAGRSLSGQALVRGKTVLVAEAGRSGIVANADLTSLVDGSLNVLGALRMIERRATPLKHVTWLAGAGARVAADSAGVFFPGVARDVRVTKGQVVGRTTDYLGRPTGEIRAPIDGLVTFIRGVPSMAPRATLVNVAPVLPDSGSWKAPKAP; translated from the coding sequence ATGCGTACTGCATCGAGAATCATCGTTCGCGTCGAGACGCTCCTGTCGTTCGCCGTGCCGGCAATAGCGCAGCAGCCCTCATCATTCACCGTCGGGTCGGCGACAGCCGCGCCCGGACGGACGGCGTACGGCGCGATCTCGATTCCCGCCGGATCGGACTCCGCGCTGTCGATCCCCGTCGCCGTGATTCGCGGAACGCGCGACGGTCCGGTCGTCGCGTTCGTCGCCGGAAGCCACGGCACCGAGTACACGTCGATCATCGCGATGCAGAAGTTGATCGGCCGAATTCCTGCGACGCAGTTGGCGGGAACGGTGATCGTGGCGCCGCTGCTGAACGTGTACTCGTTCCGGATGATGACGCCGCACATCAACCCGATCGACCGGAAAGGCATGAACGCGTCGTATCCCGGCGACGCGAACGGCACTCAGACGCAGCGCGCGCTCGCGGCCGTGACGGAGCAGATCGTGGCCCCGGCCGACGTCGTGGTGGACCTCCACGGCGGCGACCTCGACGAGGATCTGCGCCCCTACAGCTATTGGTTTCGCGGTGGACGCGCCGCACAGGACTCGGCGGGACTCCGACTCGCGCTTGCGTTCGGGCTCGACCACATCATCGTCACCGACGTCGATCCGTCAGCGCCGACCGCCGGTCGGTCGCTTTCCGGACAGGCGCTCGTCCGCGGCAAGACCGTGCTGGTCGCTGAAGCGGGGCGCAGCGGAATCGTCGCCAACGCCGATCTCACTTCGCTCGTGGACGGTTCGCTGAACGTGCTCGGCGCGCTCCGCATGATCGAGCGGCGCGCCACACCCCTCAAGCACGTCACCTGGCTCGCGGGCGCGGGCGCACGCGTCGCGGCGGATAGTGCGGGAGTCTTCTTCCCCGGTGTCGCGCGCGACGTTCGCGTGACGAAGGGACAAGTGGTCGGCCGGACGACCGACTATCTCGGCCGTCCGACCGGGGAGATCCGCGCGCCGATCGACGGACTCGTCACGTTCATCCGTGGCGTCCCGTCGATGGCTCCGCGGGCAACGTTGGTAAACGTCGCGCCGGTGTTGCCCGATTCCGGAAGTTGGAAAGCGCCGAAAGCGCCCTAA
- a CDS encoding MBL fold metallo-hydrolase gives MAESTVSRREFLVQSSSCAAHLALAATVMPTAARTLWSAPVGRVVAREPFGNLERISDGVWALVSTPLNGDSTTVSNGGIIVGKDAVLAIEGFNRPAGAQWLAGKARELTGRWPTHVVLTHYHADHANGVAGYLAGGDHPVVRSTARTRDLVIERNKPEDTSRVAAVRDSVVITATEPTTLDLGGRSVRVIPRLGHTESDISLELDEPSIVFAGDLFWNAMFPNFVDAIPTKLAASVRALRRTRDTLYVPGHGPLGRAAEFDRYVAMLDEVEKAARAGLAAGTSPVDLGAKFSLPASLGEWTLFNKVFYQRAFEAWYRELKPA, from the coding sequence ATGGCAGAGTCGACTGTCAGTCGCCGAGAGTTTCTCGTGCAATCGAGCTCGTGCGCGGCGCACCTCGCGCTCGCGGCGACCGTCATGCCGACAGCGGCGCGCACGCTCTGGTCGGCCCCGGTGGGACGCGTCGTGGCGCGAGAGCCGTTCGGAAACCTCGAGCGAATCTCCGACGGCGTCTGGGCTCTCGTGTCGACTCCGCTCAACGGAGACAGCACGACGGTCTCCAACGGCGGAATCATCGTCGGAAAGGACGCGGTGTTGGCAATCGAAGGATTCAACCGCCCCGCCGGCGCGCAATGGTTGGCCGGCAAGGCGCGCGAGCTCACGGGTCGTTGGCCGACGCACGTCGTCCTCACGCACTATCACGCGGACCACGCGAATGGAGTCGCGGGCTATCTCGCCGGGGGCGACCACCCGGTCGTCCGCTCCACGGCGCGCACTCGCGACTTGGTCATCGAGCGCAACAAACCCGAGGACACGTCGCGCGTAGCGGCGGTTCGCGACTCGGTGGTGATCACCGCCACCGAACCGACGACATTGGATCTCGGCGGGCGGTCGGTTCGGGTGATTCCTCGGCTTGGCCACACGGAAAGTGACATTTCGTTGGAACTCGACGAGCCTTCGATCGTTTTTGCTGGCGATTTGTTCTGGAACGCCATGTTTCCGAACTTCGTCGACGCGATTCCAACGAAGCTTGCGGCATCGGTGCGAGCGCTCCGGCGTACGCGCGACACGCTGTACGTCCCGGGCCACGGTCCGCTCGGACGTGCCGCGGAGTTCGACCGGTATGTGGCGATGCTCGACGAGGTCGAGAAAGCGGCGCGGGCGGGACTCGCGGCCGGGACCTCGCCCGTCGATCTCGGAGCCAAATTCTCGCTCCCGGCGTCGCTCGGTGAGTGGACGCTCTTCAACAAAGTCTTCTATCAACGTGCCTTTGAGGCGTGGTACCGCGAGCTGAAACCGGCGTGA
- a CDS encoding DUF1592 domain-containing protein produces the protein MKIVFASVAAVSAAVAFSVGTATGTRAPNYLRPNASPTRPLVKPPAKHAARSAKPAPSPTIPISALNAVVDQYCTDCHNDQMMVGNLSLEHYDVAAAPSRWAASEKMIRKLRSAMMPLPGAPRPGGDTLTQLVATIEQVIDRAAKPNPGSRTFQRLNRAEYENAVRDLIGLDVTAGDWLPLDTKSANFDNIADAQILSPTLLDAYLNAASAVSRLAVGDKNAALSQTTYKSSPFASQHPWDHVDGAPFGTRGGIVTKYVFPADGMYQFRMVIEGGVGVHLEDVDISVDGKSVSLFHYEKGVNRTAASADAPLGADLYTTDPIALKAGQQMVSAAFVRRTDGPYEDLIRPHDWSMASNGNASAGTTTPPHIMELTVIGPSKITGVSDTKSRRMIFSCRPSKTLTERACAEQIVTRLGTRAYRRPLTKHDVDGLMAFYTQGAKSGGFEEGVRSALQATLSSPYFVFRFEPVPANVAPGQNYQISDIDLASRLSFFIWGSIPDDQLLKLAEQKKLSDPKTLDRELHRMLADPKSEALASRFAAQWLRLQDLDKVHPDAYLFPDYDQQLTDDMRRETQLFFQDVVRNDRSILDFFNANFTYVNERLARHYDIPNVSGSDFRRVEYPDSNRRGIFGQGAYLVQTSIADRTSPVLRGKWIMEVLMDMPPPPPPPNVPTLDETAAGKDGHPLTTRERMEIHRKNPTCNTCHQYMDPIGLAMDNFDVTGKWRYRENAMLLDTRGNLYDGTPIQTPGDLTTALLKRPIPLVRAFAENLMAYALGRRVEDFDQPTIRAIAKQAETNDYRFSSFVNGVVRSDAFRMKRAEDAVAATDTKDKH, from the coding sequence ATGAAGATCGTGTTTGCATCGGTTGCGGCAGTCAGCGCCGCGGTGGCCTTTTCGGTCGGCACCGCGACTGGAACGCGAGCCCCTAACTATTTACGGCCCAACGCGTCCCCGACGAGACCTCTCGTAAAACCTCCGGCCAAGCACGCCGCGCGCTCAGCCAAGCCCGCGCCCTCGCCGACGATTCCGATCAGCGCACTCAACGCGGTCGTCGACCAGTACTGCACCGATTGCCACAACGACCAGATGATGGTCGGCAATCTTTCACTAGAGCACTACGACGTCGCAGCCGCGCCATCGCGATGGGCCGCATCGGAAAAGATGATCCGAAAGTTGCGCTCCGCGATGATGCCTCTCCCCGGCGCGCCGCGTCCGGGCGGTGACACGCTGACGCAGCTGGTCGCGACCATCGAGCAGGTCATCGACCGCGCGGCGAAACCGAATCCGGGCAGTCGCACGTTCCAGCGGCTGAACCGCGCGGAATACGAAAACGCCGTGCGCGATCTGATCGGACTCGACGTGACCGCCGGAGATTGGCTGCCGCTCGACACGAAGAGCGCCAACTTCGACAACATCGCCGACGCGCAAATCCTGTCGCCGACGTTGCTCGACGCGTACCTCAACGCCGCGTCGGCCGTGAGCCGCCTCGCCGTCGGCGACAAGAACGCCGCGCTCTCGCAGACGACCTACAAGTCGTCGCCGTTCGCGTCGCAGCATCCGTGGGATCACGTCGACGGCGCGCCGTTCGGCACTCGCGGCGGCATCGTCACGAAGTACGTCTTTCCCGCCGACGGGATGTATCAGTTCCGCATGGTCATCGAGGGCGGTGTCGGCGTGCACCTCGAGGACGTGGACATCTCGGTGGACGGCAAGAGCGTCTCGCTCTTCCACTACGAGAAGGGCGTGAATCGCACCGCCGCGTCGGCCGACGCGCCGCTCGGCGCCGATCTCTATACCACCGATCCCATCGCGTTGAAGGCGGGTCAGCAGATGGTGTCGGCCGCGTTCGTTCGCCGCACCGACGGCCCCTACGAAGACCTGATCAGGCCGCACGACTGGTCGATGGCATCGAACGGCAACGCGAGCGCCGGCACGACGACGCCGCCGCACATCATGGAATTGACGGTCATCGGGCCGTCGAAGATCACGGGCGTGTCGGACACGAAGAGCCGGCGCATGATCTTCTCCTGCCGTCCGTCGAAGACGCTCACTGAACGCGCCTGCGCCGAGCAGATCGTCACCCGGCTCGGCACGCGCGCCTACCGCCGTCCGCTGACGAAGCACGACGTCGACGGCCTGATGGCGTTTTACACGCAGGGCGCGAAGAGCGGGGGCTTCGAGGAAGGCGTACGGTCGGCGCTCCAGGCAACGCTGTCGAGTCCGTATTTCGTGTTCCGCTTCGAGCCGGTGCCGGCGAACGTCGCGCCGGGACAGAACTACCAGATCAGCGACATCGATCTCGCGTCGCGGCTGTCGTTCTTCATCTGGGGAAGCATCCCGGACGATCAGCTGCTCAAGCTCGCCGAACAGAAAAAGCTTTCCGACCCGAAGACGCTCGATCGCGAGCTGCACCGCATGCTCGCCGATCCGAAGTCCGAGGCGCTGGCGTCTCGCTTCGCGGCGCAGTGGCTCCGGCTTCAGGACCTCGACAAGGTTCACCCGGACGCCTACCTGTTCCCCGACTACGACCAGCAGCTCACCGACGACATGCGCCGGGAGACGCAGCTCTTCTTCCAGGACGTCGTCAGGAACGACCGAAGCATCCTCGACTTCTTCAATGCGAACTTCACGTACGTGAACGAGCGGCTGGCCCGTCACTACGACATTCCAAACGTCTCCGGCTCGGACTTCCGCCGCGTCGAGTATCCGGACAGCAACCGCCGCGGAATCTTCGGACAGGGCGCCTACCTCGTGCAGACGTCGATCGCGGACCGCACGTCGCCGGTGCTGCGCGGCAAGTGGATCATGGAAGTGCTGATGGACATGCCGCCGCCGCCCCCGCCGCCCAACGTTCCGACGCTCGATGAAACGGCCGCCGGGAAGGACGGTCATCCGCTCACCACGCGCGAGCGGATGGAGATTCATCGCAAGAATCCGACGTGCAACACGTGTCACCAGTACATGGACCCGATCGGTCTCGCGATGGATAACTTCGACGTCACCGGCAAGTGGCGGTATCGCGAGAACGCCATGCTTCTCGATACGCGCGGCAATCTGTACGACGGCACGCCGATCCAGACGCCGGGCGATCTGACGACGGCGCTGCTCAAGCGGCCGATCCCGCTGGTGCGCGCGTTCGCCGAGAACCTCATGGCGTACGCGTTGGGACGTCGGGTCGAGGACTTCGACCAGCCGACGATCCGCGCGATCGCCAAGCAAGCTGAGACCAACGACTACCGATTCTCGTCGTTCGTGAACGGGGTCGTGCGCAGTGATGCATTCAGGATGAAGCGAGCGGAAGACGCAGTGGCCGCAACCGACACCAAAGACAAGCACTAA
- a CDS encoding DUF1552 domain-containing protein, which produces MQILTGKALPRRTFLRGLGAAVALPYLDAMVPALGALTKRSVTSAPGEKTRFVAIESVHGAAGSNIWGASKNLWAPAATGKDFVLNPDGALIPLEPWRKTLTIISNTDTRMAEAFDAPEIGGDHFRSSAVFLTQSHPKQTQGSDLYVGTSMDQLIARHIGGDSAIPSMQLCIENLDQAGGCYYNYACAYTDTISWASPSEPLPMIRNPRTAFDLLFGAGNNNADRVTRRKANQSILDWITGETNSLKRQLGPADQQRLDKYLQDIRELERRIQAVEARNSSGESRELPEAPVGVPDSFAEHMQLMFDFQVLAFQSDMTRVFSFKTGRDASSRQFPESGTDKGFHPASHHGGRESAILDFNKINRYHVSLLPYFLDKLANTMDGEKSLLDQTMIMYGSPMADGNIHNHRRCPLLLLGHGNGRIAGEMHLKAPDGTPMANVFLTLMHKLGLNNNSFGDSTGEFALSV; this is translated from the coding sequence ATGCAGATCCTCACTGGAAAGGCGTTGCCTCGTCGGACGTTCTTGCGCGGGCTGGGAGCGGCGGTCGCCCTCCCCTACCTCGACGCGATGGTGCCGGCGCTCGGGGCGCTGACCAAACGCTCGGTCACCTCGGCGCCGGGCGAGAAGACGCGCTTCGTCGCCATCGAGTCGGTTCACGGCGCCGCCGGCAGCAACATCTGGGGCGCGTCCAAGAACCTCTGGGCGCCCGCCGCGACCGGCAAAGACTTCGTGCTCAACCCGGACGGTGCGCTCATCCCGCTCGAGCCGTGGCGCAAGACGCTCACGATCATCAGCAACACCGACACGCGCATGGCCGAAGCGTTCGACGCCCCGGAGATCGGCGGCGACCACTTCAGGTCGAGCGCGGTCTTCCTCACCCAGTCGCACCCGAAGCAGACGCAGGGATCGGATCTCTACGTCGGCACGTCGATGGATCAGCTGATCGCCCGCCACATCGGCGGCGACTCGGCGATCCCCTCGATGCAGCTCTGCATCGAGAACCTCGACCAGGCCGGCGGCTGCTATTACAACTACGCGTGCGCGTACACCGACACGATCAGCTGGGCAAGCCCCAGCGAGCCGCTGCCGATGATCCGCAATCCGCGCACAGCCTTCGACCTGCTGTTCGGCGCGGGCAACAACAACGCCGACCGGGTCACGCGCCGCAAGGCGAATCAGAGCATTCTCGACTGGATCACCGGCGAGACGAATTCTCTGAAGCGCCAGCTCGGTCCTGCGGACCAGCAGCGTCTCGACAAATACCTGCAGGACATTCGTGAGCTCGAGCGCCGAATCCAAGCTGTCGAGGCGCGCAACTCCAGTGGTGAATCGCGCGAGCTGCCCGAGGCGCCGGTCGGCGTTCCGGACTCCTTCGCCGAGCACATGCAGCTGATGTTCGATTTCCAGGTGCTCGCGTTCCAGTCCGACATGACACGCGTGTTCTCGTTCAAGACGGGCCGCGACGCGTCGAGCCGCCAGTTCCCCGAGAGCGGCACGGACAAGGGCTTCCATCCGGCGTCGCACCACGGCGGCCGCGAGTCGGCGATCTTGGACTTCAACAAGATCAATCGGTACCACGTGAGCCTGCTGCCGTACTTCCTCGACAAGCTGGCCAACACGATGGACGGGGAAAAGAGCCTGCTCGATCAGACGATGATCATGTACGGCTCGCCGATGGCCGACGGCAACATTCACAACCACCGCCGCTGCCCACTGCTCCTGCTCGGACATGGCAACGGACGCATTGCCGGCGAGATGCACCTCAAGGCGCCCGACGGAACGCCGATGGCCAACGTGTTCCTCACCTTGATGCACAAGCTCGGCTTGAACAACAACAGTTTCGGCGACAGCACGGGCGAGTTCGCACTCAGCGTCTGA